The Geoglobus acetivorans genome window below encodes:
- the asnB gene encoding asparagine synthase (glutamine-hydrolyzing), translating into MCGIAGIAGKDLNKQWIFTMAESLKHRGPDDEGYLLVNTDKKIFEERGGRDSKIPLKCIEESVNFDVDLVLGHRRLSILDPTPAGHQPMKYEKDRVVWIVYNGEIYNYLEIKEELKRKGYEFKTDSDTEVVLAAYLEWGFDCVKKFNGMWAFVIYDPENNILFGSRDRFGIKPLYYTRGRNFFVFASEIKAILALPFIKRTVNESVLYDYLIFGVLEHTNETFFSGIYKLLPSHSFVYYIKKNELKIFKHYRLKYCSELSKFSEKEFKEYRDNVKSRIFRAIELRLRSDVPVGTCLSGGIDSSSIAVVINSILKRKKVPQIGKKQKVFTAYYSGEPMDESKYAEKVVESIGAEWYRVAPTAEDLLKDLLDLVYYQEEPFISTSMYSQYRVMRLAKENGIKVLLDGQGGDELFAGYKIFYGAYFLDLLKNLKIWTLMKELRNLRNSPVDLKDLITQVSRIIFAKVIPSALKWTIVRRMYPEMKYINKDFLSKFKYRDYTREITSTSLNEICYQWFTKHNLQQLLRYEDRNSMAHSIEARVPFSDDTELIEYVFMIPGTYKIHRGWSKFILREALSDLLPAEIKKRTDKVGFETPEKIWLSKMSDEIKKLINYKNPYIDTEKLVADYDTLVANLPNRGLNALWRLINTILWMKVFNVKPPQ; encoded by the coding sequence ATGTGTGGAATTGCTGGAATCGCTGGTAAGGACTTAAACAAACAGTGGATATTCACCATGGCAGAATCTTTAAAGCACAGGGGCCCTGACGACGAGGGGTACCTACTCGTAAATACCGACAAAAAAATATTCGAGGAACGTGGAGGGAGGGATTCAAAAATTCCCCTAAAATGCATCGAAGAGTCTGTTAATTTTGATGTAGATCTTGTTCTCGGTCATAGGAGGTTGTCAATACTCGATCCAACCCCTGCAGGGCATCAGCCAATGAAGTACGAGAAAGACCGAGTAGTCTGGATTGTCTACAACGGAGAGATTTACAATTATCTGGAAATCAAAGAGGAACTGAAAAGAAAGGGATACGAATTTAAAACTGACTCGGATACTGAAGTCGTTCTGGCAGCGTATCTCGAATGGGGCTTCGATTGCGTCAAGAAATTCAACGGAATGTGGGCATTCGTTATTTACGACCCAGAAAACAACATACTCTTCGGATCGCGAGACAGATTTGGAATAAAACCACTCTACTATACGAGGGGCAGAAATTTTTTCGTGTTCGCTTCAGAAATAAAAGCAATACTGGCACTTCCATTTATTAAGCGAACCGTTAACGAGAGTGTACTTTACGACTACTTAATTTTCGGCGTCCTTGAGCATACGAATGAGACATTTTTCAGTGGAATTTACAAATTGCTGCCTTCCCACAGTTTCGTATACTACATAAAGAAAAATGAGCTGAAGATATTCAAGCATTACAGGCTGAAATACTGTTCAGAACTTTCTAAATTTTCAGAAAAAGAATTTAAAGAATACAGAGACAACGTAAAGAGCAGAATTTTCAGAGCCATAGAACTTAGACTTCGATCTGATGTCCCTGTGGGAACATGCCTGAGTGGAGGAATAGATTCCTCATCCATAGCAGTTGTGATTAACTCCATCTTAAAAAGAAAAAAAGTCCCCCAGATTGGAAAAAAACAGAAAGTCTTCACAGCCTACTACTCCGGAGAGCCAATGGACGAAAGCAAATATGCCGAAAAAGTTGTTGAAAGCATCGGTGCCGAGTGGTACAGAGTTGCACCCACTGCAGAAGACTTGCTGAAAGACTTGCTGGACCTTGTATACTACCAGGAAGAACCATTTATTTCAACCAGCATGTACAGTCAGTACCGAGTAATGAGGCTGGCAAAAGAGAACGGCATCAAAGTTCTCCTCGACGGCCAGGGGGGGGACGAGCTGTTTGCAGGCTACAAGATATTTTACGGAGCATATTTTCTGGATTTGCTGAAGAACTTGAAGATATGGACACTAATGAAAGAATTGAGAAATTTGCGAAACTCACCCGTGGATCTAAAAGACCTCATCACGCAGGTGTCCAGAATAATTTTCGCGAAGGTGATTCCGTCCGCCCTCAAATGGACTATCGTGCGCCGAATGTATCCTGAAATGAAGTACATAAACAAAGATTTTCTGAGCAAGTTTAAATACAGGGACTACACGAGAGAGATCACCTCTACATCCTTGAACGAGATCTGTTACCAGTGGTTTACTAAACACAATTTACAGCAACTCCTCAGATACGAAGACAGGAACTCCATGGCCCACAGCATAGAGGCAAGAGTTCCTTTTTCCGATGACACCGAACTCATAGAGTATGTATTCATGATACCCGGCACATACAAAATACATCGCGGATGGAGCAAGTTTATTTTGAGAGAGGCACTATCTGATCTATTACCTGCGGAGATTAAGAAACGAACAGATAAGGTGGGATTCGAAACTCCCGAAAAAATCTGGTTATCAAAAATGAGCGACGAAATAAAGAAATTAATAAACTACAAGAACCCATACATAGACACAGAAAAACTCGTTGCTGATTACGATACCCTCGTAGCCAACTTACCAAACAGAGGCCTAAACGCCCTGTGGAGGTTGATTAACACAATATTGTGGATGAAAGTTTTCAACGTTAAGCCACCACAGTAA
- the wecB gene encoding non-hydrolyzing UDP-N-acetylglucosamine 2-epimerase gives MSPVIRECEKRGVEYFILHTGQHYSHEMDKVFFEELELPQPKYNLDVGSGTHAEQTGKIMIGVERILLQERPDVVLVQGDTNTVLAGALAATKLHIKVGHVEAGLRSYDRRMPEEVNRVLADHVSDYLFAPTENAKQNLMKEGIDENKIFVTGNTIVDAVYQNLEIAEKKVNVLEDLGLKPREYFLVTAHRQENVDVKERLKGILKGLELIHTEFSIPIVFPMHPRTQKRVKEFKLSLDSIKIVKPLGFLEFLLLEANAGLVLTDSGGVQEETCILGVPCVTLRDNTERPETLEVGSNILAGTIPERILKSVKIMLSRRGSWRNPFGDGRAGERIVNILTGYHNQNYA, from the coding sequence ATGAGCCCCGTGATAAGGGAGTGTGAAAAAAGAGGGGTCGAGTATTTTATCCTGCACACTGGACAGCATTACTCCCACGAGATGGATAAAGTATTTTTCGAAGAATTAGAATTGCCCCAACCAAAATACAATCTGGACGTGGGCTCAGGAACGCATGCAGAGCAGACGGGCAAAATTATGATAGGGGTTGAGAGAATTCTACTCCAAGAAAGGCCCGATGTCGTTTTAGTGCAGGGAGATACCAACACCGTTTTAGCGGGAGCCTTGGCGGCTACCAAACTCCACATAAAGGTTGGACATGTCGAGGCGGGACTAAGGAGCTATGACAGAAGGATGCCGGAGGAAGTTAATAGAGTTCTGGCAGACCATGTATCAGATTACCTCTTTGCCCCCACTGAAAATGCCAAGCAGAATTTAATGAAAGAAGGTATAGATGAAAACAAGATATTCGTCACAGGAAACACCATCGTCGATGCAGTCTACCAGAATTTGGAGATCGCTGAGAAAAAAGTGAACGTGTTAGAAGATTTGGGACTGAAACCCAGAGAATATTTTCTTGTAACCGCTCACAGGCAGGAAAACGTCGATGTTAAGGAGAGATTGAAAGGGATTTTGAAAGGTCTGGAGCTGATTCACACGGAGTTTTCGATACCGATAGTATTCCCAATGCATCCGAGAACCCAGAAAAGGGTGAAAGAGTTCAAGCTCAGTTTAGACAGCATTAAAATTGTTAAACCATTGGGCTTTCTCGAATTTTTGCTGCTTGAAGCAAATGCAGGGTTGGTTTTGACGGATTCAGGAGGTGTGCAGGAGGAAACGTGTATCTTGGGCGTTCCGTGTGTCACGCTGAGAGACAATACAGAGAGGCCTGAAACACTGGAGGTTGGATCGAATATATTGGCAGGAACGATTCCCGAAAGAATTCTAAAGAGTGTAAAAATAATGCTCAGCAGAAGGGGTAGCTGGAGAAATCCATTCGGGGACGGGAGAGCTGGGGAGAGAATAGTTAATATACTGACTGGATATCATAACCAGAACTATGCCTAA
- a CDS encoding nucleotide sugar dehydrogenase: MPKKICVLGLGYIGLPTALLLANSGYSVTGVDINEKVVKTLNSGELPFKEPGLRELLENAGKNFTAKTQVERADVFIVAVPTPIEKFTKVSDLSYVRLASEMIVPVLKQKNLVILESTVPPGTGERLVIPILEKSGLEIGDFYFAYCPERAIPGRTLYEMVHNDRVVGGYDQLSGKLAKEVYASFVKGEIHITDLKTAEFVKLIENTYRDVNIALANEFALIAEECGIDVWKAIELANRHPRVNILNPGPGVGGHCIAIDPWFLTEHTTRGKLVLMARDVNDYMPNYVLQNVRKMLESIRDATITVFGVAYKGNVDDTRETPALKFIRLAKNEGYEVKCYDPYVSEFEFELCSLEDAVRESDCIVVMTDHSVFKEIDPNYVGKFMRHKQILDTRNIVNREKWNRAGFKVKVLGDGRKV; this comes from the coding sequence ATGCCTAAAAAGATTTGTGTACTTGGCTTGGGATATATAGGCCTCCCAACAGCATTACTTTTGGCCAATAGCGGTTATAGTGTGACCGGCGTCGACATAAACGAGAAAGTGGTCAAAACGCTGAATAGTGGTGAGCTACCATTTAAAGAGCCAGGCTTGAGAGAACTGCTCGAAAATGCAGGCAAAAACTTTACCGCAAAAACGCAAGTTGAGAGGGCTGATGTTTTCATAGTGGCCGTCCCCACCCCTATTGAAAAGTTCACGAAAGTTTCTGATCTGAGTTATGTCAGACTGGCTTCTGAAATGATCGTCCCGGTTTTAAAGCAGAAAAATCTTGTCATACTGGAATCTACAGTTCCCCCAGGCACGGGCGAAAGGCTCGTAATACCAATACTTGAAAAAAGCGGTTTGGAAATTGGTGATTTCTATTTCGCATATTGTCCGGAAAGGGCCATCCCCGGGAGAACCCTTTACGAAATGGTGCACAATGACCGAGTGGTTGGTGGATACGACCAATTGTCCGGAAAGCTGGCAAAAGAGGTATACGCTTCTTTTGTTAAGGGCGAAATACATATTACAGACTTAAAAACTGCAGAGTTCGTCAAATTAATAGAAAATACGTATCGGGATGTGAATATTGCGCTGGCAAATGAATTCGCATTGATTGCAGAAGAATGTGGTATAGATGTGTGGAAGGCTATTGAACTCGCCAACAGGCACCCGAGAGTGAATATCCTGAATCCAGGACCTGGAGTAGGAGGGCATTGTATAGCTATCGATCCCTGGTTTCTAACCGAGCATACGACCAGAGGTAAGCTGGTATTAATGGCCAGAGATGTCAATGACTACATGCCAAATTATGTCCTTCAAAATGTCAGGAAAATGCTCGAAAGCATCAGGGATGCAACTATCACAGTGTTTGGTGTTGCATATAAAGGCAACGTGGATGATACGCGAGAGACTCCGGCATTAAAGTTCATCAGACTTGCAAAAAATGAGGGGTATGAAGTAAAGTGTTATGACCCCTATGTAAGCGAGTTCGAATTCGAGTTATGCTCTCTGGAAGACGCTGTAAGAGAGTCAGACTGCATAGTGGTCATGACTGACCACAGCGTGTTTAAGGAGATTGACCCAAATTATGTTGGAAAATTTATGAGGCATAAACAAATACTGGACACCAGAAACATCGTAAACCGAGAAAAATGGAACAGAGCAGGGTTCAAAGTGAAGGTGTTAGGAGATGGCAGGAAAGTATGA
- a CDS encoding DUF354 domain-containing protein — protein sequence MAGKYDFWVDITSPPQVFFFTPIIKELVKKGYSVYVTVRDRGETVALAKKYLSNFSITGSDSPHSILKISKTVARTLALSLKVPDYDICLCSELPMGVAVSKIKRRRSLIFLDNDLKVYEPGMFQKLEVKVKTLSNYVIVPKVAVKSFGKVVPEEKIIHYDGYKEHISISIFRPDPSELNNIPFSEFVVIRPEALSAMYVREKKSIVPDLIKRFYRENVNVVYLPRKGDFEYLSKSFIKKYDNIFIPDGAVDGLNISYYAKAVLTGSGTMAREASLLGTTAVSFFPSKKLLAVDIDLISKKRLFHSRDVNEIINHVLSNWNKKRLPEFDVCKKIVKNLTEEITNHLDGA from the coding sequence ATGGCAGGAAAGTATGATTTCTGGGTGGATATTACCTCCCCCCCTCAGGTCTTCTTTTTCACACCAATTATAAAAGAGCTCGTAAAAAAAGGTTATAGTGTATATGTTACCGTCAGAGATAGAGGAGAAACTGTAGCTCTCGCTAAAAAATATTTATCAAATTTCAGCATCACTGGATCAGATTCCCCACACAGCATATTAAAAATCTCCAAAACGGTCGCCAGAACGCTGGCATTATCGCTTAAGGTTCCAGATTATGACATCTGCCTCTGCTCGGAGTTGCCGATGGGTGTTGCTGTATCCAAAATCAAAAGGCGAAGGTCTCTGATATTTCTTGATAATGATTTAAAGGTATATGAGCCGGGGATGTTCCAAAAACTTGAAGTTAAAGTTAAAACTCTTTCAAACTATGTTATTGTCCCAAAAGTCGCCGTAAAAAGTTTCGGAAAGGTCGTCCCGGAAGAAAAAATAATACATTATGATGGATACAAAGAACACATCTCAATCTCGATTTTCAGGCCGGATCCCTCAGAGTTGAACAACATTCCATTCTCGGAATTCGTAGTGATTAGACCAGAGGCACTCTCGGCGATGTATGTGCGAGAGAAAAAATCCATTGTACCCGATCTAATAAAAAGATTCTATCGAGAAAATGTAAATGTGGTCTATCTTCCAAGAAAGGGAGATTTTGAATACTTGAGCAAAAGTTTCATCAAAAAATACGATAACATCTTCATACCAGATGGTGCTGTAGATGGTCTAAATATTTCATATTATGCAAAAGCTGTATTAACCGGCTCTGGAACGATGGCCCGGGAAGCTTCGCTTTTGGGAACTACAGCGGTATCATTCTTTCCAAGTAAAAAACTTCTTGCAGTAGACATAGACCTGATTTCCAAAAAAAGACTGTTTCACTCCAGAGACGTAAATGAAATTATCAACCATGTTTTGTCAAATTGGAACAAAAAAAGATTGCCTGAATTTGATGTCTGTAAAAAAATTGTAAAAAATCTGACTGAGGAGATAACAAACCATCTGGATGGTGCATGA
- a CDS encoding oligosaccharyl transferase, archaeosortase A system-associated encodes MKEKMERYWHVPFLVLAIITGLYLRIINPWDAVFVSWMEGARLSGNDPWYYFRLIDSAIQNFPNRIWFDAFTHYPYGTYIHFGPFLVYLGVLASMIAGATTPAEIRTVVAFIPAVGGALLAVPTYLLTKEIFGKKAGIISAFVVVLIPGQLMARSVLSFNDHHIWEVFWQVATLGTFILAYNRWKAYSGNLRNSRMLAYPIIAGICMGMYFLAWGAGFISVIMITFFIILSSLLRTYIQVDTVALAKVSVISFLVASVIYLPFSNKFPSFAVTYYSPFQLSVLLGAAAIVAVLYIVETRVIKNNKFESKWTYPVSAVAIIAISTILLYILSPEFIRNLQFILRVVQPKGGQLTIAEVQPFFSLGGKFSFEPAWQNFSITFFFALPAMFYYAFRALRDRNERYLYISIWAFAMLIALMGQNRFAYYFGVVSAVFSSAIVSEILGRVRFYEYLEAAINNNQKKMKKIGIKAVIAGVLLLLVLIYPTFSQANFYSKWSAGGINKQWYDTLEWMRDNTPGKEVYDEFYYQLYKPPESSGDRYPYYPDGVYSIISWWDYGHWITAIAHRIPVANPFQQGIGNKYNDVPGAAPFFTAFNESYADRIAEKLGVKYVVSDVEMATGKFYAMAVWAEGELGKAERTYYAGGGIVYVDANGNLGLSLTGQIPAGGRVITHVSIPREDYYRTMEAKFHIFDGSGLKHYRMVYESGFSTNTLSGLNELVYKNIYNSMYANKFDYGRIPTAYSGYVKVFEFVEGARITGKANGDYVIAKVTIKTNQGRTFDYIQKVPVVNGKYELVLPYAQDTSYPVKPVTAYTIESGGIAKTLELTEKQVENGELLTLDLT; translated from the coding sequence ATGAAAGAGAAAATGGAGAGGTACTGGCATGTTCCATTCCTCGTTCTCGCAATTATCACAGGCCTTTATTTGAGAATCATAAACCCCTGGGATGCAGTGTTTGTTTCATGGATGGAGGGAGCAAGGCTGAGCGGAAACGACCCATGGTATTATTTCAGACTCATAGACTCTGCAATCCAGAATTTTCCGAACAGAATTTGGTTCGACGCTTTCACTCATTACCCCTACGGAACATACATTCATTTCGGACCGTTCCTCGTTTATCTTGGAGTATTGGCATCCATGATTGCTGGAGCGACGACTCCTGCAGAGATTAGAACAGTTGTAGCGTTTATACCAGCAGTCGGTGGAGCGCTCTTGGCAGTACCAACATATCTCCTAACAAAAGAAATCTTTGGAAAGAAGGCAGGAATCATTTCAGCGTTCGTTGTAGTGCTGATTCCGGGACAGTTGATGGCAAGAAGTGTCCTCAGTTTTAACGATCACCACATCTGGGAAGTATTCTGGCAGGTTGCGACCCTAGGAACATTCATCCTTGCATACAATAGATGGAAAGCGTACAGTGGCAATTTGAGAAACTCCAGAATGCTCGCATATCCTATTATTGCAGGGATATGTATGGGAATGTATTTTCTCGCCTGGGGTGCCGGGTTCATATCAGTCATAATGATTACCTTTTTTATTATTCTCTCCTCTCTGCTGAGAACCTACATACAGGTAGACACTGTGGCACTTGCAAAAGTTTCCGTAATCTCATTTCTGGTGGCTTCAGTAATCTACCTGCCCTTTTCAAACAAATTCCCCAGTTTTGCAGTAACATATTACTCTCCGTTTCAGCTTAGCGTGCTACTTGGAGCTGCAGCCATCGTCGCAGTATTATATATTGTTGAGACAAGAGTTATCAAGAACAATAAATTTGAGAGCAAATGGACATACCCAGTGTCTGCCGTTGCAATAATCGCGATCTCAACTATACTACTCTACATACTTTCACCCGAATTTATCAGAAATCTGCAGTTCATACTAAGGGTTGTCCAGCCAAAAGGTGGACAATTAACCATAGCAGAAGTCCAACCATTCTTCAGTCTCGGAGGAAAATTCAGCTTTGAACCGGCATGGCAGAACTTCAGCATTACATTCTTCTTTGCCCTTCCTGCAATGTTCTACTACGCATTCAGAGCATTAAGGGACAGGAACGAAAGGTACCTGTACATATCCATCTGGGCCTTTGCAATGCTCATAGCTCTTATGGGGCAGAACAGATTCGCGTATTACTTCGGTGTTGTTTCGGCTGTATTTTCCTCCGCGATCGTTAGTGAAATTCTTGGCAGAGTGAGGTTCTACGAATACCTCGAAGCAGCAATTAACAACAACCAGAAGAAAATGAAAAAAATCGGCATCAAGGCTGTGATTGCCGGTGTGCTTCTGCTTCTCGTACTCATATACCCCACATTTTCTCAGGCCAACTTCTACAGCAAGTGGTCTGCAGGGGGGATAAACAAGCAGTGGTATGATACGCTTGAGTGGATGAGGGACAACACTCCTGGCAAAGAGGTCTACGATGAATTTTACTATCAGCTGTATAAACCGCCAGAGAGTTCCGGAGACCGATATCCATACTACCCGGATGGAGTTTACAGTATAATAAGCTGGTGGGATTACGGTCACTGGATTACGGCAATCGCACACCGCATACCTGTTGCGAATCCTTTCCAGCAGGGCATAGGCAATAAATACAACGATGTGCCCGGAGCAGCGCCGTTCTTCACCGCGTTCAATGAGAGCTACGCAGACAGGATTGCTGAAAAACTGGGTGTCAAATACGTTGTCAGCGATGTAGAGATGGCGACAGGCAAATTCTACGCGATGGCGGTGTGGGCAGAAGGTGAGCTTGGCAAAGCCGAGAGAACATACTATGCCGGTGGGGGAATAGTATATGTTGATGCCAACGGAAATCTTGGACTCTCTCTTACAGGGCAGATACCAGCAGGAGGGAGAGTGATCACCCATGTGAGCATACCCCGTGAAGATTACTACAGAACCATGGAGGCAAAGTTCCACATATTCGATGGCAGTGGTCTGAAGCACTACAGAATGGTTTACGAGAGTGGATTCAGCACGAACACGCTATCCGGGCTCAATGAGCTTGTGTACAAGAACATCTACAATTCGATGTATGCAAACAAATTTGATTACGGCAGGATTCCGACAGCATATTCTGGTTACGTCAAGGTTTTCGAATTTGTTGAGGGTGCAAGGATTACGGGCAAGGCCAATGGAGACTATGTCATTGCAAAGGTCACCATTAAAACAAATCAGGGTAGAACCTTCGACTACATTCAGAAAGTGCCTGTTGTAAATGGAAAATACGAGCTTGTACTCCCGTACGCCCAGGATACGAGCTACCCCGTCAAACCGGTAACAGCATACACCATAGAGAGTGGTGGAATCGCGAAGACACTCGAGCTTACAGAAAAGCAGGTGGAGAATGGAGAACTGCTAACACTCGATTTAACATAA
- a CDS encoding TSUP family transporter has translation MEIVYFLGFAVGFLVGLTGMGGGAVLTPALIFLGVQPRVAVGTDLLYSAVTRFFAALMHYRKGNVNVKVSSTLLAGSIPGLLVSAYLMTLLKNFWGVEFLNRFLTQILAFVLVISSLATIYRTYFLKSTDKTPDDLSLVLTGFVVGALVQLTSVGSGVLVTLFLLLFTGMVSRVIVGTELLFGFALTFFASIIHARMGNVDYNLALILIFSSVPGVVVGVYAGPKVGDRALRMMLSVLILLMGLLLLL, from the coding sequence TTGGAAATCGTTTATTTTCTCGGCTTCGCTGTCGGGTTTCTTGTTGGGCTAACGGGGATGGGTGGTGGGGCCGTTCTAACCCCTGCATTAATTTTTCTTGGCGTTCAGCCGAGGGTTGCGGTTGGGACTGATCTGCTGTACAGTGCTGTAACGAGGTTCTTTGCAGCACTAATGCACTACCGGAAGGGAAATGTGAACGTCAAAGTTTCTTCAACTCTCTTGGCAGGCTCCATACCCGGACTCTTAGTCTCAGCATATCTTATGACTCTCCTAAAGAATTTCTGGGGTGTTGAATTTTTGAACAGATTTTTAACACAGATTCTGGCTTTTGTGCTTGTGATATCTTCTCTTGCGACGATTTACAGGACGTATTTCTTAAAATCGACCGATAAGACCCCTGATGATTTGTCTCTCGTCTTAACCGGATTCGTTGTTGGTGCGCTCGTTCAGCTAACGTCTGTTGGGAGCGGTGTTCTGGTAACTCTGTTTCTTCTGCTGTTCACCGGTATGGTTTCCAGAGTTATTGTGGGTACGGAGCTTCTTTTTGGCTTTGCACTGACGTTTTTTGCGTCGATCATCCACGCCAGGATGGGGAATGTTGATTACAACTTAGCTCTTATTCTAATATTCTCCTCTGTTCCTGGGGTGGTAGTAGGGGTTTACGCTGGCCCTAAGGTTGGTGATAGGGCTTTGAGGATGATGCTTTCTGTATTAATTTTGCTGATGGGCTTATTGCTCCTTCTTTAG
- the cysC gene encoding adenylyl-sulfate kinase codes for MSFVIWLTGPSGAGKTTLAKALEKELKGRGMKVEVLDGDEIRRTLYPDIGFSREAREMHNRVVIHMAKLLSRNGIVAVVSLISPYRSVRMKARGEIGRFVEVYLKCPLEVRIERDPKGLYAKALRGEIKGLTGYDGVYEEPENPEVVLESHRMSVEEEVREVLKKAEELGYLEV; via the coding sequence ATGAGCTTTGTGATATGGCTTACAGGTCCGAGCGGTGCGGGCAAAACTACGCTCGCAAAAGCACTCGAAAAGGAGCTTAAGGGAAGAGGGATGAAGGTCGAGGTGCTGGACGGGGATGAGATCAGGAGAACCCTCTACCCTGACATAGGTTTCAGCAGGGAAGCGAGGGAAATGCACAATCGCGTTGTGATACACATGGCCAAGCTTTTATCGAGAAACGGAATTGTTGCAGTCGTCTCCCTGATTTCTCCTTACAGGTCTGTCAGGATGAAGGCGAGAGGGGAGATTGGCAGGTTTGTGGAGGTTTACCTGAAATGCCCACTTGAAGTGAGGATAGAGAGGGATCCCAAGGGACTTTATGCAAAGGCGCTCAGAGGAGAGATCAAGGGGCTGACGGGGTATGATGGGGTTTACGAGGAGCCAGAAAACCCCGAGGTCGTTCTTGAATCTCACAGAATGAGCGTTGAGGAAGAGGTCAGAGAAGTTCTGAAAAAGGCAGAGGAGCTGGGGTATCTGGAGGTGTAG
- a CDS encoding alkaline phosphatase family protein gives MVERVIVFGLDSAPPELLFSEFIDELPTIRKLMENAVYGPMKSCIPAITIPAWMVMATGKTPGELGLYGFRHRKAGSYTDMWLANSRKIAEPAIWDYLAMEGKKSALIGVPPTYPPRKVNGWLISCFITPDASVDYTYPAELKNEVEGLVGEYIFDVVFRKDDRDEVKEKIWEMTEKRFEVARYLIQEKDWDYFQIVEIGLDRIHHAFWKYFDREHHLYEEGGKYRNVIRDYYRLLDREIGKTLELLDDDVAVAIVSDHGVKRMKGAFAINQWLIDEGFLKIRNPEVLEKGRAVKFEDLDVDWGRTTAWAWGGYYSRIFLNVEGREKNGTVGKSEYEKVRDELADHLRSIRGPDGEKWDTKIFYPEEIYPVALGDKPDMMVYFDDLYWRAAGTLGHGTNYLAENDTGPDDAVHSEYGVFMLSHPELDSRHVNCSIYDFAPTILKIYGIDVEMRGEHVI, from the coding sequence ATGGTGGAAAGAGTGATTGTTTTTGGACTTGATTCGGCTCCTCCGGAACTGCTTTTCAGCGAGTTCATCGATGAGCTTCCCACTATTAGGAAGCTGATGGAAAATGCGGTTTACGGCCCGATGAAAAGCTGCATCCCGGCAATAACGATTCCGGCTTGGATGGTGATGGCAACCGGGAAAACACCGGGGGAGCTTGGACTTTACGGTTTCAGACACAGGAAGGCTGGTAGCTATACCGACATGTGGTTAGCGAACAGCAGAAAAATCGCCGAACCTGCTATATGGGATTACCTTGCAATGGAAGGCAAGAAAAGCGCTCTCATTGGTGTACCGCCAACGTACCCTCCGAGAAAGGTAAACGGCTGGCTGATAAGCTGTTTCATAACTCCAGATGCGAGCGTGGACTACACTTACCCGGCTGAACTGAAGAATGAGGTGGAGGGGCTCGTGGGTGAATACATCTTCGATGTGGTCTTCAGGAAGGATGACAGGGACGAGGTTAAGGAAAAAATCTGGGAAATGACTGAAAAGAGGTTTGAGGTGGCGAGATACCTCATTCAGGAAAAGGACTGGGATTACTTCCAGATTGTGGAAATAGGTCTTGACAGAATACACCATGCATTCTGGAAGTACTTTGACAGGGAACACCACCTGTACGAGGAGGGCGGCAAATACCGGAACGTGATAAGGGACTATTACAGGCTTCTTGACAGAGAGATTGGAAAGACTCTCGAGCTTCTGGATGACGATGTTGCTGTTGCAATCGTCTCGGACCACGGTGTCAAGAGGATGAAGGGCGCATTTGCCATCAACCAGTGGCTGATAGACGAGGGTTTTCTGAAAATAAGGAACCCGGAGGTTTTGGAAAAGGGCAGAGCTGTGAAGTTTGAGGACCTCGATGTGGACTGGGGCAGAACGACTGCGTGGGCATGGGGTGGTTACTATTCGAGAATCTTCCTGAACGTGGAAGGAAGGGAGAAGAATGGAACAGTAGGCAAATCCGAATACGAAAAAGTCAGGGATGAGCTGGCAGATCATTTGAGGTCCATAAGGGGACCTGATGGCGAGAAATGGGACACAAAGATCTTTTATCCTGAGGAAATCTACCCAGTTGCTCTCGGCGATAAGCCGGATATGATGGTTTACTTTGATGATCTCTACTGGAGGGCTGCGGGAACTCTCGGGCATGGAACGAACTACCTTGCCGAGAATGACACCGGACCGGATGACGCTGTTCATTCAGAATACGGCGTGTTCATGCTCAGTCATCCGGAACTGGACAGCAGGCATGTGAACTGCTCTATTTACGATTTTGCACCCACAATCCTGAAAATTTACGGCATTGACGTGGAAATGAGAGGTGAGCATGTAATATGA